The Nitrosomonas cryotolerans ATCC 49181 genome includes a window with the following:
- a CDS encoding thermonuclease family protein has translation MFFIKKHYVIGTIICSLISQTAFARDIYRNEDPQGRITYSDIATTESKKIKLSPQTYRYLHQVTKIYDGDTIVLENGQRVRLLGINTPEIESRYRKSEPGGIAAKKWLQRQLRNKKVYLEFDQEKYDRYKRLLAHVYLPNGQHLNTALVENGLAVLNLIPPNLRHAGIMLKAQQRAEELGLGIWSISAYKPRPLTQISEKTNGWQRYTGIAKSIKHSRKYSRLIFNHKMDIRIANDSLPLFPELKTYLGKSLEIRGWISRKKDHYSIRIHHPSAILFR, from the coding sequence ATGTTTTTTATAAAGAAACATTATGTAATAGGCACCATCATTTGCAGTCTCATATCACAGACTGCTTTTGCTAGAGATATTTATCGTAACGAAGACCCTCAAGGCAGAATTACTTATTCTGATATAGCAACAACTGAATCAAAAAAAATCAAACTATCCCCCCAAACATATCGGTATCTGCATCAAGTTACTAAAATATATGATGGGGACACGATTGTACTTGAAAATGGTCAACGGGTGCGCCTACTAGGTATCAATACCCCCGAAATTGAAAGCCGATACCGGAAAAGCGAGCCAGGCGGGATAGCTGCAAAAAAGTGGCTGCAAAGACAATTACGCAACAAAAAAGTGTATCTGGAATTTGATCAAGAAAAATATGACCGATACAAACGATTACTCGCACATGTGTATCTACCCAATGGCCAGCATCTTAATACGGCATTAGTGGAAAACGGGCTAGCCGTATTAAACCTGATTCCACCCAATTTACGTCATGCCGGGATCATGCTTAAAGCACAACAACGAGCAGAGGAGTTGGGTTTGGGAATCTGGTCCATCTCAGCATACAAACCTCGCCCGCTTACTCAAATCTCAGAGAAAACTAATGGCTGGCAACGCTATACCGGTATAGCAAAATCAATAAAGCACAGCCGGAAATATAGCCGACTCATATTTAATCATAAAATGGATATTCGTATTGCCAATGACAGTCTTCCATTATTTCCCGAATTAAAAACCTATCTGGGAAAATCATTAGAAATTCGTGGCTGGATATCGCGAAAGAAGGATCACTATTCAATACGTATTCATCACCCCAGTGCAATTTTATTTCGGTGA
- a CDS encoding TIGR04211 family SH3 domain-containing protein, whose translation MKSSISVPLRIGLIGLLLCLSLVVEAETRYVSDQFEITLRSGPSGKHAIQRMIQSGAALEIVEQDPEKGYTRVKTSGGTEGWVLSRYLMTRPAARDQLEKLRNQLTNSAAKGSSMRAQLITVKNDYDSATTRIIDLERENKRLESELAEIKQTAANVLEIEMRNKKLGKQLIAAKTHIDTLQRENSEFSSRQERDWFVAGALVLFVGLLLGLILPRIRWQKRSRYGGF comes from the coding sequence ATGAAATCAAGTATCTCAGTACCATTACGGATTGGATTGATTGGCTTACTTTTGTGCTTATCATTAGTGGTGGAGGCAGAGACACGCTATGTCAGTGATCAGTTTGAAATTACGCTAAGAAGTGGACCGAGTGGCAAGCATGCTATACAGCGTATGATTCAAAGCGGAGCTGCTTTGGAAATAGTGGAGCAGGATCCTGAAAAAGGTTATACCAGGGTAAAGACGAGTGGCGGCACAGAAGGATGGGTGTTGAGCCGGTATCTAATGACTAGACCGGCAGCAAGAGATCAATTGGAAAAACTGAGGAACCAGTTGACGAACAGTGCCGCTAAGGGTAGCAGCATGCGTGCTCAACTAATTACTGTGAAGAATGACTATGATAGTGCAACGACGCGCATTATTGATCTCGAACGAGAAAACAAACGATTAGAGAGTGAACTGGCAGAGATAAAACAGACAGCTGCAAATGTTCTTGAAATAGAGATGAGAAATAAAAAATTGGGTAAGCAGTTGATAGCAGCCAAAACGCATATCGATACCTTGCAGCGGGAGAATAGCGAGTTTAGTAGCCGTCAAGAGAGAGATTGGTTTGTTGCTGGTGCGTTGGTGTTATTCGTGGGCTTGCTACTTGGTTTAATTCTTCCTCGGATTCGCTGGCAAAAACGCTCTCGATATGGCGGTTTTTAG
- a CDS encoding VOC family protein — protein MSITLNHTIVPVFDKIESAKFYSRIFDFEYIGEFGHFIVVRVNDTLTLDFSCKEQFDSHHYAFKVTEQEFDRIFHRLENEDIKYGSSPYESENMKINHNYGGRGVYFRDSNGHLLEILTVDYEIS, from the coding sequence ATGTCCATAACGTTGAATCATACGATCGTGCCTGTATTCGATAAGATTGAATCTGCCAAATTTTACTCAAGAATATTTGACTTTGAATATATTGGTGAATTCGGACACTTTATTGTGGTACGTGTGAACGATACGCTTACTTTGGATTTTTCCTGTAAAGAACAGTTTGATTCACACCATTATGCGTTTAAAGTGACTGAGCAAGAATTTGATAGGATTTTTCATCGCCTTGAGAATGAAGATATTAAATACGGGAGTAGTCCATATGAATCTGAAAATATGAAGATTAATCATAATTACGGTGGCCGTGGTGTCTATTTTCGTGATAGTAATGGGCACTTGCTCGAGATTCTGACTGTTGATTATGAAATTTCCTGA
- the sdhA gene encoding succinate dehydrogenase flavoprotein subunit yields the protein MAITKRKFDAIIVGAGGAGMRAALQLSEAGLKVAVLSKVFPTRSHTVAAQGGIAAPLGNVTEDNWHWHMYDTVKGSDYLGDQDAIEFMCRHASEVVYELEHFGMPFDRLENGKIYQRPFGGQSQNFGGAQATRSCAAADRTGHALLHTLYQRNVNANTQFFIEWMGLDLIRNEQGDVLGVTALEMETGEVMILQARATLFATGGGGRIFQASTNAFINTGDGLGMSARAGIPLEDMEFWQFHPTGVHGVGVLISEAVRGEGGYLLNKNGERFMERYAPHVMDLASRDVVSRALTMEIREGRGCGEDADHLLLKLDHLGADVIKARLPGIREIAMKFAHVDPIYDPIPVTPTVHYMMGGIPTNFHGQVVIPYKTGPEEVVSGFYAVGECACVSVHGANRLGTNSLLDIVVFGRATGNRIIEELRKSPHHKQLPADAADKTLARLARLNHQKDGENVAQVGEALRKTMQMYCGVFRFADMLAQGVTKINEIAERITSVEIKDKSQVFNTARIEALELDNMKEVAMATMISAEGRCESRGAHARNDFPQRDDNKWLKHTLYFSEDKRLDYKPVRLKPLTVESFPPKARTY from the coding sequence GTGGCAATAACAAAAAGAAAATTTGATGCAATTATTGTTGGTGCTGGTGGAGCAGGTATGCGCGCCGCACTACAACTATCAGAAGCTGGGCTTAAGGTAGCGGTGTTATCCAAGGTATTCCCAACACGTTCACATACGGTTGCGGCACAGGGAGGAATCGCTGCTCCGTTGGGGAATGTTACGGAAGACAACTGGCATTGGCACATGTATGACACGGTCAAGGGTTCCGATTATTTGGGGGATCAGGACGCTATCGAGTTTATGTGTCGTCACGCAAGTGAAGTAGTCTATGAACTGGAACATTTTGGTATGCCATTTGATCGTTTGGAGAATGGCAAAATTTATCAGCGTCCTTTCGGTGGGCAGTCTCAGAATTTTGGCGGCGCGCAGGCAACGCGTTCTTGTGCAGCGGCTGATCGGACAGGGCACGCACTGCTGCATACACTTTATCAACGTAATGTAAATGCAAACACTCAGTTTTTTATTGAATGGATGGGGTTAGATCTGATTCGCAATGAGCAGGGTGATGTATTGGGCGTTACGGCGCTGGAGATGGAAACGGGTGAAGTAATGATTTTGCAGGCCAGGGCTACGCTGTTTGCGACCGGTGGTGGAGGCCGCATTTTTCAGGCCAGTACCAATGCATTCATTAATACAGGTGATGGCCTAGGAATGTCGGCCCGTGCAGGTATTCCACTGGAAGATATGGAATTCTGGCAATTTCATCCGACCGGTGTGCATGGTGTAGGCGTATTAATTAGCGAGGCTGTACGTGGCGAAGGCGGTTATTTACTGAACAAAAATGGCGAGCGCTTTATGGAGCGCTATGCGCCTCATGTTATGGATTTAGCCAGTCGCGATGTGGTTTCGCGCGCATTAACCATGGAAATCAGGGAGGGGCGTGGTTGCGGCGAGGATGCCGATCATCTGTTGCTGAAATTGGATCATTTGGGTGCAGATGTAATCAAAGCACGTTTGCCGGGTATTCGTGAGATCGCTATGAAATTCGCTCATGTAGACCCTATTTACGATCCTATTCCGGTGACACCGACTGTTCATTACATGATGGGGGGGATTCCGACTAATTTCCATGGTCAGGTTGTTATTCCTTATAAGACCGGACCCGAAGAGGTGGTGTCCGGTTTTTATGCGGTTGGGGAGTGCGCCTGTGTTTCTGTACATGGTGCAAATCGTTTAGGAACAAATTCATTGCTGGATATTGTGGTATTTGGGCGGGCAACAGGCAATCGGATTATTGAAGAACTTAGAAAAAGTCCTCATCATAAACAATTGCCAGCAGATGCAGCTGACAAGACACTCGCTCGTTTGGCACGTCTGAATCATCAGAAAGACGGTGAGAATGTCGCGCAGGTGGGCGAGGCATTACGTAAAACCATGCAAATGTATTGCGGTGTCTTTCGTTTTGCTGATATGTTGGCGCAGGGTGTGACAAAAATTAATGAAATAGCAGAACGCATTACAAGTGTGGAAATCAAAGACAAGAGTCAAGTGTTTAATACAGCTCGTATAGAAGCACTAGAGCTGGATAATATGAAGGAAGTTGCAATGGCAACTATGATTTCGGCTGAAGGGCGTTGTGAAAGTCGTGGCGCTCACGCTCGTAATGATTTTCCTCAGCGAGATGATAATAAATGGCTGAAGCACACGCTATATTTTAGTGAGGATAAGAGGCTGGATTATAAACCAGTACGATTGAAGCCGTTAACTGTTGAATCCTTTCCGCCTAAAGCCAGAACTTACTAA
- the sdhD gene encoding succinate dehydrogenase, hydrophobic membrane anchor protein, protein MVKHASRIVTGAHYGSKDWLVQRVSAVLMIAYLLLLGMVVTVISPHDYTTWKTVFNNQWMRIATFLFFVCLFWHAWIGVRNILMDYIHVTAMRLTLQILVILSLLFYLIWSAEILWG, encoded by the coding sequence ATGGTGAAGCATGCAAGTCGTATTGTAACGGGCGCACATTATGGTTCAAAAGACTGGCTGGTACAACGAGTATCTGCTGTATTGATGATAGCGTATTTACTGTTGCTGGGGATGGTCGTGACAGTGATATCTCCGCATGATTATACGACATGGAAGACTGTGTTTAATAACCAGTGGATGCGTATCGCTACCTTTCTCTTTTTTGTTTGCCTTTTCTGGCATGCTTGGATTGGTGTCCGTAATATTCTGATGGATTATATACATGTTACTGCTATGCGTTTGACTTTGCAGATACTGGTTATTCTGTCATTGCTATTTTATCTGATATGGTCTGCTGAAATCTTATGGGGTTGA
- the sdhC gene encoding succinate dehydrogenase, cytochrome b556 subunit: protein MEAKLQNKRPKHLNLFKIRQPLPAVISILHRVSGILLFFPGIPLLLYGLQMMLDSRHSYEVLTNYLHSPTIKGVLIFSLWFFLHHLCAGIRFLALDLHYGVMLRPARMSSKLVLVFGIILTLLIGFAIW from the coding sequence ATGGAAGCGAAATTACAAAATAAACGCCCCAAACATCTAAATCTCTTTAAGATCAGACAGCCTTTGCCTGCTGTTATTTCAATTCTGCATCGTGTCAGCGGTATCCTACTTTTTTTCCCGGGCATCCCGCTATTGCTTTATGGTTTACAAATGATGCTGGATTCTCGGCACTCTTATGAGGTTTTAACAAATTATTTGCATAGTCCGACTATTAAAGGTGTGCTGATTTTTTCATTATGGTTTTTTCTTCATCATTTGTGTGCCGGTATTCGTTTTCTGGCGCTAGATTTACATTATGGTGTTATGTTGAGGCCGGCACGTATGAGTAGTAAGCTGGTATTAGTGTTTGGCATCATTCTTACCTTGCTGATAGGATTCGCAATATGGTGA
- the thiS gene encoding sulfur carrier protein ThiS produces MIQLIINGQPQHFAPPISVTQLIEQLALRDKRIAIECNGEIIPRSKFSEQLLADGDQLEVVIAVGGG; encoded by the coding sequence ATGATACAACTCATTATTAACGGTCAGCCTCAGCATTTTGCTCCCCCCATAAGCGTCACTCAATTAATTGAACAGTTAGCATTGCGCGATAAGCGAATTGCTATTGAATGTAATGGAGAAATAATCCCGCGCAGTAAGTTCTCCGAACAGCTACTGGCTGATGGCGATCAACTCGAAGTTGTAATTGCGGTCGGAGGGGGCTAA
- a CDS encoding thiazole synthase, producing MDNLIIADKVYTSRLLVGTGKYKDFTETRAAVNASGAQIITVAIRRTNIGQHSNEPNLLDILPSSQYTLLPNTAGCYTVEDAVRTLRLARELLDGHNLVKLEVLGDPKTLYPNMVETIKAAEILIKENFQVMVYTSDDPIIAKQLEEIGCVAIMPLASLIGSGMGILNPWNLQIIIDNAKIPVLVDAGVGTASDATIAMELGCDGVLMNTAIAAAQHPVLMASAMRKAVEAGREAYRAGRMAKKLYSASPSSPIDGVIARSHTQVADKTV from the coding sequence ATGGATAATCTCATTATTGCTGATAAGGTATACACCTCTCGGCTGCTGGTCGGTACTGGCAAATACAAAGATTTCACCGAGACTCGCGCGGCTGTTAATGCCAGTGGCGCACAAATTATTACCGTAGCAATCCGACGTACCAATATTGGTCAACACTCCAACGAACCTAATCTACTTGACATATTACCGTCTTCGCAATATACATTATTGCCCAATACTGCCGGCTGCTACACTGTGGAAGATGCTGTCCGCACGCTGCGATTGGCACGTGAACTGCTAGATGGTCACAATCTGGTAAAACTGGAAGTATTGGGTGACCCAAAGACCCTTTATCCAAATATGGTAGAAACCATTAAAGCTGCTGAAATTTTAATAAAAGAAAATTTTCAAGTGATGGTTTATACCTCAGATGACCCAATAATTGCTAAGCAATTGGAAGAAATTGGTTGTGTCGCAATCATGCCGTTAGCTTCATTGATTGGTTCTGGCATGGGCATTCTAAACCCATGGAATCTGCAGATTATTATTGATAATGCAAAGATTCCGGTGCTAGTTGATGCTGGCGTAGGCACAGCATCAGATGCAACGATTGCGATGGAGTTAGGTTGTGACGGTGTATTAATGAATACCGCGATCGCGGCCGCGCAGCATCCAGTTTTGATGGCTTCGGCTATGCGCAAGGCGGTCGAAGCAGGACGTGAGGCCTATCGTGCAGGACGCATGGCCAAGAAGCTTTATAGCGCCAGTCCCAGCTCACCAATCGATGGGGTTATTGCCCGCTCACATACTCAAGTAGCAGATAAAACAGTCTAA
- the trmB gene encoding tRNA (guanosine(46)-N7)-methyltransferase TrmB — translation MTQSIRSFVLRQGRISNAQRRACEILLPQYGVSFTENLINLDQIFDRNAPKILEIGFGMGESTAVIAQTHSDNDYLAIEVHTPGVGSLLNQIETFRLNNLRIIQHDAVAVLQHMLPDNCLNGIHVFFPDPWPKAKHHKRRLIQPKLISLLCQRLKNNGYIHIATDWEHYAEQILTVLSSEAQLTNTATDYAPRPSYRPLTKFEQRGLRLGHNVWDLVFQKN, via the coding sequence ATGACGCAATCTATTCGCAGCTTCGTTCTTCGTCAGGGCCGTATTTCCAACGCACAGCGCCGTGCCTGTGAGATATTGCTGCCCCAATACGGTGTTTCATTTACGGAAAACTTAATCAATCTTGATCAGATTTTTGATCGAAACGCGCCTAAAATATTGGAAATCGGATTTGGAATGGGAGAAAGTACCGCTGTTATTGCTCAGACCCATTCTGACAATGACTATCTTGCTATCGAAGTCCATACCCCAGGCGTAGGCAGCCTGCTCAACCAAATCGAGACGTTTAGATTGAATAATCTCCGTATCATACAACATGATGCCGTTGCTGTATTACAACACATGTTACCGGACAATTGTTTGAATGGAATACATGTCTTTTTTCCTGATCCATGGCCAAAGGCAAAACATCACAAACGTCGTCTGATACAGCCTAAGCTCATATCGCTCTTATGCCAACGCTTAAAAAACAATGGTTATATCCATATTGCAACTGATTGGGAGCATTATGCCGAACAAATACTCACGGTATTAAGTAGTGAGGCACAACTCACTAACACGGCTACAGACTACGCACCTCGACCCAGTTACCGGCCGCTGACCAAGTTCGAGCAGCGGGGCTTACGGTTAGGACATAACGTATGGGATTTGGTCTTCCAGAAAAATTAG
- the hemW gene encoding radical SAM family heme chaperone HemW, producing MISPASILGSQSPRLKALPPLSLYIHIPWCLKKCPYCDFNSHEVRGGDSGIPEDEYISALIHDLEAALPNIWGRSIASIFLGGGTPSLLSAQSIDTLLTAVRTLLPLEHFAEITMEANPGTFEAKKFADFRAAGINRLSIGIQSFNPGHLRKLGRVHNDLEAYRAVDIALKNFDNVNLDLMYALPGQTLEEARSDIETACTLGVSHISAYHLTLEPNTLFHRYPPPLPDDELSASMQATIEQLAADSRYINYEISAFAQPGRESRHNMNYWLFGDYLGIGAGAHSKISFVDKIVRQMRFKQPKEYLAKAGRMNTIEDPPIQTQHELDRADRGFEFMMNALRLTAGFETEIFYERTGLPITTVQQPLMEAERRELILRDHQRIVPTMKGRRFLNDLLQIFLPEEKANREMVISYLENSAKPQ from the coding sequence ATTATTTCTCCTGCATCCATACTCGGTTCACAGTCACCCAGATTAAAAGCGCTGCCGCCTCTGAGCCTTTATATTCATATTCCTTGGTGTTTAAAGAAATGTCCTTATTGTGATTTTAACTCTCATGAAGTTCGTGGCGGAGATAGTGGAATACCGGAAGATGAATATATCTCTGCACTGATTCATGATCTAGAAGCTGCTTTGCCAAATATCTGGGGACGTAGTATAGCCAGTATATTTTTAGGTGGAGGGACGCCGAGCTTATTGAGTGCGCAATCTATCGATACCTTACTTACTGCGGTAAGAACATTACTGCCATTGGAGCATTTTGCTGAAATTACAATGGAAGCTAATCCGGGCACATTTGAGGCAAAAAAATTTGCAGATTTTCGTGCGGCGGGCATCAATCGCCTTTCCATCGGTATTCAGAGCTTCAATCCTGGACACTTGCGCAAACTAGGGCGCGTGCATAATGATCTTGAAGCATATCGTGCTGTTGATATCGCATTGAAAAATTTTGATAATGTGAATCTTGATCTGATGTATGCATTGCCTGGTCAGACTCTAGAAGAAGCGCGGTCGGATATTGAAACTGCCTGCACTTTGGGTGTTTCTCATATTTCTGCCTATCATCTGACACTGGAGCCGAATACCTTGTTTCATCGCTATCCTCCACCGTTGCCGGATGATGAGTTGTCAGCATCGATGCAGGCGACGATTGAGCAATTAGCCGCAGACAGTCGCTATATTAACTATGAGATATCTGCATTTGCGCAACCGGGGCGGGAATCACGTCATAATATGAATTATTGGTTATTTGGGGATTATCTGGGTATTGGAGCGGGTGCACATAGTAAAATTAGTTTTGTAGATAAAATCGTGCGGCAAATGCGTTTTAAGCAGCCCAAGGAGTACCTTGCCAAGGCGGGGCGAATGAATACGATTGAAGATCCACCTATACAAACTCAGCATGAGCTAGATCGTGCTGATCGGGGGTTCGAGTTTATGATGAATGCATTGCGGTTAACCGCGGGCTTTGAAACAGAGATATTTTATGAACGGACAGGCCTGCCAATCACAACGGTACAACAACCGCTTATGGAAGCCGAGCGGCGTGAGCTAATTTTGCGTGATCACCAGCGCATTGTTCCCACTATGAAGGGCAGGCGATTTTTGAATGACTTATTGCAGATTTTTTTGCCGGAGGAGAAGGCTAATAGAGAAATGGTAATAAGTTACTTGGAGAACTCTGCAAAACCCCAATAG
- a CDS encoding RimK/LysX family protein, giving the protein MKLKKMMKNFVFILLGIAVSTLISTHFVKDKSVYGYIEPVTLLPDAIPVMAKLDTGAVTASISAKDIHIYKKNDKEYVKFEVSHPDIQQAPVYNLPVVGFSKIKNRASEGTMEEGELESYDLRPIVKMSIYFDGEPHNVKVNLIDRSHFSTPMLLGRKILEKLNVVVDGAIENSI; this is encoded by the coding sequence ATGAAATTAAAAAAAATGATGAAGAATTTTGTTTTTATTTTATTGGGTATCGCGGTATCTACTTTGATATCGACTCATTTTGTTAAAGATAAATCAGTTTACGGTTATATAGAGCCGGTTACGTTGTTGCCGGATGCGATTCCGGTCATGGCAAAACTAGATACCGGTGCTGTCACAGCCTCCATTTCTGCAAAAGATATTCATATTTATAAAAAGAATGATAAAGAATATGTAAAGTTCGAGGTTTCCCATCCGGATATTCAACAGGCGCCGGTTTATAATCTTCCTGTTGTCGGTTTTTCTAAAATTAAGAATCGTGCGAGTGAGGGAACCATGGAAGAAGGAGAACTGGAAAGTTATGATTTGCGTCCGATTGTGAAAATGTCGATTTATTTTGATGGGGAGCCGCATAATGTGAAGGTTAACCTGATTGATCGTTCGCATTTCTCAACCCCTATGCTGCTGGGTAGAAAGATTTTAGAAAAACTTAATGTAGTTGTGGACGGAGCTATAGAGAACTCGATCTGA